CATCAAGCAATAGAGCAATTAAACATTATCTAGAACTTCTCTCTCTACTTTCTCTCTCTTGAAGTGTGTTCTCTTCTTAGTGTATTTGGAAAGACTTATTTAAAGGATTTGGATGGAAAAAACACATCTAAGACTGCACAGAtagtttgaaaattataaatccGTGACAATTGGTATTAAAGCTATCGAGGTTGTTATGGCGGATAAAAGTGAGATCATCATTGAGCCTCAGGAACTCTGAAAgagcaaaagaatgaaagaggtGAATCTGTCTTTGGAAACTCGTCTTGACGAGATCGAGAAGACCATGTAAAAGATGATGTCCAAGATGGAGGAATGAGAAAAGTCTCAGAAGGAAGTGAGCACTCTCAACAACACTGTTGCCAAGATGAAGATGGCAGTGATGAATATTAAGGATCGACTTCACATTGTGAAGCAAAGTTTGGAGTAGCTAGAGTTGGAGGGCCAATTCGAGGTGGTAGCGAAATTGAAACTAATTATCCAATAgccagcatgcatgcatatagaaAACCTTTACAAAAGATTGGCAAGGCTTGTTGCTGGTATTAATTGGGCCCACAACGTGGACTCGTGCCTACAACAGTTGGCCCATAATTAGcattctattttctttataaaaataaaaaataaaaaccccactgaaaataaatatatttctaattaattatattatgatcTATACATGATctataaaaacacatatttttaaacttttatcatAGAGTGTATCTCTTAGACTTTTATCTATAGAGTATATTCTATATTCCGTCTTAGACAGAATATAGAGTTTGTTAACTCTATTTTAGATGGAGTTGTGATGTCTCTCAGATAGTGGTTTGTAGAAATTTACAGTATGAACTAAATTACATCAATCACAATTatgtattgaaaaattattaatattatagttaACTTATAAGGTATGTTTCATGTTAAAATTGTAATGtctgttattaataaatacagtatgttttgataaaaataaaaataaaataaatggacACCCCGGTCACTTTCTCCACATGAATCAAGCATCAATTCATCATTTAGATACCCATGCATGCAAATTAGACCTGTAGCACCTGATGATTTAATTGGCAATGAAATCTGAAGCTAGCAATTATAATTTATGGTTAGTGATAGGATAGATTTATAGGTAGTGATAGGCTTACTATCATATCACTACCAATTTACTACTTATAaggtattaatattttttatttttttattattttcttttaagtatttttttaacattcttaactattaaaaaaaattaaaaaaatatataattttactaatagtcactttcttaatcattaagtaaaataaaaaattaaaaaaaatcaaatataaaatgaataataaataggtagtaaaataataataatcctatcatttttcataatttataagAATGCATTCGacgtgagagagtgagagagatcgCAGCTAGCTACCTAACTTTAAACATCACTAATACGATGATCATTGTTAGTAATTATACAGAGATCATCGATCGCCAAATCAAGATCAAAAGTACGTACTCATATACCGTGTAATTCGTTAAATGCTCCTTCCTTTAATTAATTGCcagctttttccttttttttttttaaaaaaaaaaaatttcctttactaattaacataaacaaattattaaacaaaacagatacgtatatatatatatatattagttaataagaAAAGGTAGTCATTTAATTTCATTTGAAGTCGGTTTAATTGGACCGACCATGCACGACCATCTAACTTGATTAATAATTTGTTAGCTCTACGTACATCAttcaaagcaataatatattaaatattcatctacgtacgtacgtacgtactaatGATCTCAGTACCATTACAATGAAACATTCATCAAAACCTAGAGATGGTCCCCTCCCAATCTTCTCTTGAATCGATGTATACAagacatattaaaaaatgatatatatatagtatatggatgatctgctgcatgcatgcagggtTCTTGTTTCAAGGAATTAAAAGGTTCTGATCCATATATACATGccaataagaataatatatattaatctcgATCGATCGTTAATTTGTCTTTGAGTAAAAGAGTAGATCGCAAAGGATGATATTGATCCCAGTTATGGCCTCCTGGAACTGCGCGCGCGCGCTTTATACTGCAACTAGCACCTGCAATTGGCCGACAAGTGGCTTCATCTTcgttacattttttttcctttcataatTTAGATATTTATTCGTTTCCTCGATCTTCAagcaatattataaatatatgtcTACTTACTTATCTTGATACAGGAGTTTTGCAcattaatattagaaaacaaTACGGATCCGTGCAATATTCAATTTTAGAGGTATCTTGCACCGAggttaattataataaattagaagggaaaaaagacaaaaacagtTCTTTTAACATGTTGTGTGATCATATTGTATTCCAAGATGACCCAACAAGATTTATAGGGTACGTTGAGGCCGCTCTAGATCATCATGCATGCATACggcaagatatatatatatatatatatatatatattaaggttttgtaatttttcattTCCTCATTGTATGTTACTAGCTAGTCGAGACTAATTAaaaacagctagctagctagttagtAATAATTTATTGGTCATGACGATCAGTTCGGTCTCTTATTTAtaatcaagcatatatatatatatatatataaacaaataattaagctataTATTTTGGTTCCTTATTGATGTGATCATGACTGTTATGATCCAAATCGCAACCATTACAAATTAAATCTCATCTATCTAGAGGAGgtggatgtttttttttttttttaaatttttatttgattgtgttttattaatagttagatgaagtttattttttcatatctaCAATTCAAGTAGCTAGTCGTCTGGATttcagattattattatttttttactttttaaaattttcattataaCAAGTTAAATACAATATCTCAACCTATTTTgtacattcaaacacatatatatctcaatttatttacatttaaacatattttaatggaatctataaaatattactattcacatattaaGTACTAGATTATTTGAGATtacctcaacatccaaatgtagTCTTAGTATATTTATGAGTCCCGATAcaaacatgagagagagagagagagagagagagagaggagtggcTGTAATTGATCAAGGGGTGTGTGTATAATCTTTCTACATATTAGGGATGAATTATCCCAAGAAccagtagtagtagtagtacttgAGCTAAAATATGTAGAATAATCTATGCATGATCACTCACATCATTTGAAGAAGTGGTGATGGAAGAGTTGGCCATGTGCCACCTGCATGCTTTAAGAGGCGGTCATAGACACGCCTCAAGAAAATGAGAAACCCAGCCATACATGCACGCACCGATTTGAGCCGGCTAATTCTGGCGTTGCTTTCCACCAGCTAGCAATGGTGGATGGGTGGGACATGCACTTTTGGTAGGTATTAGGGACACACTGATGGCCACTATGTTAAAGGCATGCTTGAAGCCATCATTAGTGGCGCAACCCTGAAAGCAAAATTAAAGCATTAATGATCATCGCCAAAACTTTTAAGTGCTCCTAATTATCGGAGACGGGAAGGGTACTTATTATAGCCTCAGTGTCAACGTGATCTTATGATCGATGTAATTTctgtgaaaatttatttatatcagataaatatatataacgcCATGCAAAACATAAAATTGATCATATGTAGTTGGGTTATTACTGCAATTATATCATGAGATagagtaatatattttaaaaatttagtcAGAACATTTGCTTGGCTTTTCATTATCTGTTAAATTGGTTCCACCTAAATATTCTTCTTTCGTTTCTTCGCAATGGGCACAGCTCTTTCTGAACCTGATGATAGTAACgaaaaaactcataaaaaacGTACAAAACGTGGGATAAAGTTGCCACTTCTTGCTTCAAATGACTGAGAATACGGTAGTGATAGAGACTCTCAGTCATTTCTATAAGAAAGTGAATACAATGTTAATTGGCGCGCGATTGCCTTTTTTCAGTACTTGAGGTCATTGCAGAGTCGTTTCTGAATTTCTAATTAAAGCTGTCTTCTGAGTACGTACGTGATCTCATGAGGTACCATTGAGTACTagaaaattgtttgaattaaaGAAAGTTCGTTTCAGCACAAAATGGGTCTTTTTTGTCCAGTTGGACGAGACCTTTGAATAAAAGAAAGCTTCTATAAATGGATGTTATTTGCGATAAAAGAAGCAAAGTGTGAGTCTTTGGATGATGAAGCTTCTGGCAGATCACTGGTATGGTTCTGTAGGGTTATTAGCCTTGGAGGTTCAGAGTACTAGAAAAGTAATACAGTTTTTTTCATCCCTTTCTTCCGgatgttttcattttctttgtccCATCATGATTTTAATTTGTGGCCAGCCTAGAAATTGGAGGGGAAGTGCCATGTGGTGAGCGCAGGTATGTGCACATGGTTTCTCTCATTCCCAAGCCCTTAGACTGTGAACCGGTAGTGGGAAACCTGGGGTTTTTGGGGTTTTCAAGAGAATCAGTCGCAGAGGAACTCACCTCACCTGATTGGGTTTAGGAAACAAAAACCCAGTTTTTTAGGAACAATGGGGCCTGGGGAGCTGTGAGTCTGTGATAGGAGAAACAACTCGGTAACTTGGTTTCAGTGTAtgtcaaattttaaaagaaacaaacaagaaTTGAAGGACAATGTTTGCTTAGCTATCTTCTTTTGTGCATGCCAGTGCAGGTACACCTGTTGTTCAAATCTCTAAGAACAGTGCAATTGGGTTCGTTCTGGCGTGGTTTTTCTTGTTCATTCCCTTTTCATCTGCCTATTAATATCATCTGCAGATTCTGTTTGAATCCCATGAACGAAACCTTTCCCTTTTAGCTATTTGTCGTTTCTAGTAGTTGAGCAAGAAAAGCAGTGGAGCTTTAAACTGCTATTGCCATCTTGTTTCTACAAAAAACGCTATCCTCGCCTGCTCATGTATTCGCTTTTTCTATCTAATAATAGTAGATCCATCATCTAGTTTTACTTTGCTTTTTCAAACCTTAAAAGAAACACTTCAATGTCTCTTCTTTTGCACGCCCGTGATCTATATCATAGCTTAATTCCTATGTCTCAGTAAAAGTATCATGCATCTTTTAATTCCGTCCATTCTTATCTCCTGTTGATCTCATCTGCTGTTCTTCCGGTTCGATAAAAGCGAAAGTTAGTTCCTTTTTCTTGCATAATTACTTTTCTCGGGATAACTGATTAGTAGGCCGCTAGGCTTTTTCTAATTCATGAATCTGGTAAACACAGTTAAAGATCAAATGGCTTCTGCTTTATGTTGCTTTAGAAACCCACTACCTTGGTTTGCCGTTCTTGCTCCATTAATATTCCTGATTTCTGCTGGTTTCTCGGGCCTAGGGTTCTCATCCTTGTTCCAGCTTTCATCTACAGTATTTATCTTGTCTGCTATTTACTTCACATTCTCAAAGCGCAAACCAGTGGTAGCTGAGAACCGAGAAGAGGATATAGGGTCTGAACAAGAAAGTTCATCACAGATGGAAGATCATGTGCCAGAAGCTCAGCCCGAAAGTAAAACTAAAACACAAAAGGACAAATCCGAAGAAGGTATGAGTGAGATTCATGACCGCTTGGTCACATCACCTTATAATTCACGATCAGAGAGCGAATGGCAGTATAAGTACTACTTGTCGACAAGTGAGGAATCAGAAGTTGAGTGGCCGTTTCGAGATCAAAAGCTGGATCAAAGCCCAGATTGCTCAGATGGTTCGATTTCTGACGAGGAAAGTCTCATTGAAATTGCCCTTCCAAGTGGGCAGTATGTTGGTCATAACGAAGTGATCAAGACGAAGGATAATAAGCAACAGAAGGTGCCAGATCATTTATCTCAAGAATCCATTTTCCAGCCACGTTGTTTGATGGAGCTCTTATCTGAGATGAACGAGGAGGACAACTTGATTGAGATTGACATATCCATGGGCTCCATCAAGTGTTCAAGGTTTGAGATTGAAGCTTGAGTTGCGTTTTGGATcagtacttaaatatatatatatatatatataaatgaataacTTTACTATTACacatagtttttgtttttttgatccTCCATGGATTTCGTTGAATGTAGGATGTCATACTTCAGGTGTACTTCCGTTAATTTGCTTTCTCTTGTTGCACTGTGAATTAGCTTCTGCTCCCAAACTTTGAATACCCGTTTAATTGTAATTAAGgcagtagtagtagtactactacctgtactatatatatatatatatggaccttTGTTTTCTGATCTTAATATATGTATGCACGTTGAAGTattaaaattaagtttgaagGCCGTAACCACGAGTACGTTGATGGAATTCCACATGCATGAACTCCTTTTTGTCTCTGGTCCTCCATTAATGTTCCAGAAGTAGTAGTCATGTTCTAGTGGGGTTCCAGAAGACAGCTCATGAGCGGAGAGAACCAGTTAGCAGCTTGTTTTTAGACCATTAATCTAGCTAATTAATTCACTAGATTCAGATATAATCAATTACCAACGACTTTAATAATATGATTATGTCAATTTTTAATGATGGAAACTAAAGTACGTAGCTACTAAAATACTACTTTTGCTAGCTTTAATTTCCACGAAGCGTTAAATCAGCACCTGAGTAGCTCGCTCATGGCTAGGCGCTGGTCTTTCTCTTCAgcttaattaatttcttttttcttatcttGAAGATCATGAACAGAAGACTGATCACAAAGGTCGACTAAGCAATATAATATGCcaatgttatataaa
The genomic region above belongs to Carya illinoinensis cultivar Pawnee chromosome 4, C.illinoinensisPawnee_v1, whole genome shotgun sequence and contains:
- the LOC122307737 gene encoding uncharacterized protein LOC122307737, with product MNLVNTVKDQMASALCCFRNPLPWFAVLAPLIFLISAGFSGLGFSSLFQLSSTVFILSAIYFTFSKRKPVVAENREEDIGSEQESSSQMEDHVPEAQPESKTKTQKDKSEEGMSEIHDRLVTSPYNSRSESEWQYKYYLSTSEESEVEWPFRDQKLDQSPDCSDGSISDEESLIEIALPSGQYVGHNEVIKTKDNKQQKVPDHLSQESIFQPRCLMELLSEMNEEDNLIEIDISMGSIKCSRFEIEA